ACCATTCTCAAAATTATGAAGACGTGAAATAGGCTTATTGTTTGTACCTAGTTCAATAATAAAAGTTTGCCCAATTACAGGAAATCGCGGATCAACTCTATGTAATACTAGATATCTTTTCTGTAACTTTCTAAAATTTTGACTCATCTTTGGAATCTCAACTGAAATACTTTTGCCAGCTTTAGTCATAATACCAGAATCAATCCAATTATTATTGGAGTTAGCTTGTATATCTATCCATTTTACATCTGCAACACTCAACCATGTAGGTGATACACTTGTACACCCTGTATTACTATCATTAGGATATTTATCCATCCATTGAAGAGAATTAGAGGTAGGTAGTTGCGCTCCAGCTTGAGGTAACTCATTTGAAGCTTGAATACTGGTAGACACAAACATATATGATAGCAAAATCAATATATTTATGTAAGTCATCAATGATTTGTTTTTTGTTATTAGAATTTTAAGTATTTTAGTCATTATTCTCAAAATTTTTCTTATTCAAATCATGCCTTCTAACAGAAGATTCATTATGCGATGGTTTTTGGCTATTCAAATCAATTTCTTGATTATTAACTCTTAGGGAAGTATTCTGGTTAGGCTTTACATTCTCAACACTGCTATTTCCTCTAATAGCAGTGCCTCCTTTGTCATTTAGGCTTTTATTTTCAAGATTGGTTCTTCTATTAACCACATTATCTTTATCTTTAGACTTTTCAGTTTGTGAACTTGAATACTTACTTTTCGCATGAGATATCCCCTTACCTATTCCTTTCCGTAACGCAAAGCTACCTTTTTTACCTATCGATGCCACCTTCATAACAGCCTTTTCAGTCCATTGTACTGCAGTATCCCAAACTTGAGGTGCAACATGGCCTGCAGAAGGCGCAATCCCTCCAGCGCCTCCAGCTGTAAGAATATCAACCATTAAACTTGAAAAGTCAATGTAACTATACATACAGTAAGCAATAATTACTAAAGCAATAATATAATTCATTGCTAATCCTATGTTATTATCAGCTCTATTATCATACCCCCATGGACCAAACCAATTTATACAAAATAACTCTTGCCCCCCATAGCTACCTAGTACACCTCCTAATGCATCTATTTTTGGAAGCTTAAATACTATAGCACATTTCCAGCAAACGCTATATCCAAGCACAAAATCTAAGTAAACAATAAAAAGCTGAGTTAAAATTGTTATTCCTGCCATTAATATAACTGGCTCTATTAAATACCGAAATAGCATTCTAACCCAATTATCAAATAAATACCAAGTTCTATTAAAAAGCATAAAAGAAAGAAACAATGGTGCCAGTCCTACCAATAAAGCAACAGCAGTAGTTGATACCAAATATACCATAATAGTCTTTAATAAAGATATAATTATCAAAATTATAGGAACAAATATTATAATATAATAAACTACCCCCATTAGCCCCATGCTTAAAAGAGATAATAACTGAACATAAAATGTTTTATTAAAAAATATTTTACTCATCAATTCATCTAAAAATAGAAACACTCCTATATTTTGATCATACTCATACCCTGATACATTAACCATTAACTGTTTGCTAAAATTCATAATTAAATCATATAGATAAGCATTAAAAAAATTAAAAGTCCCTTCATTTATCAGGCCACTAACAATTATTACCTTAACAATTCTAATAACTAATTCTTTAGCAGTAAAATTAACTGCTCCTAGCATAAATGCAAATCCACAACCCATAATATAAAGAGTTAACATTGCTCTAATGTAATTAAAGAAATTTGTACATCTAGACTTATCATTCTGTTGATAACAAGTCATATTTTTAAACATTGTCTTTGAAGCATTAGCAATTTTATTCTCAAATATCCTTATTATTGGATTTAACACTTTACTTATAAACTTTCCTCTAGGTACTATGGTACTCATAGTAATTTTATATTCACCCACACTAGCTTTATAATCTTTTTCATCATTTAGAATTTTAAACCAAATGTACCCTGACTGCGAAGAAGTGATTTTAGCTTTACCTACTAAATCTTCAACCTTTACATCAAGTGATCCTGTAGTATATACATCAAGTTCATGTGATTTTAGTTTATTTACATCTACTCCTGCAGGTACTATCGCGTATAATATTTTGCCTCTGCCTGGAAATTTACTATCATCAAAAGCGACTCCAGACTTTCTAACACATGAATTTTGTTTTAAATATAATACATATCCTCCAACACTATTTTTCATACTTTCAATATTAATATCAGGTCGAATCATATATTGTAAGTATCTTGGTCCACTAAATAACGTTTCTGAAATCTGATCTTTATATATTATTAAATCCTGATTTACTTTAGTTATTCCATAACAACCAGTAGCTAAATCCTTACCTGAAGGAAAATCACTTTTACATTTATTGCCCAATATAGAATCTTTGTCCTGCACACTACTAAAGCGATACTTTAAATCAGTGGCATAAGTAGCAGACCTCCAAGAATAAACTTTTTGTCTATTTTTTACTAATTGTTCATCTAGTCGATTAGAGCAAGCTATTCTACCTAAACTCTTAATATCATTTCTATCTTGCTCAGTTAAAGCTGCAGGTACCGTCCTAGTACCATCATCACGATATTCTTCAGGCAGTCCATCCGCTAAAACACCACGCTTGCAGTCTAGCAAATATTTTTCTGGACAATCTTTTCCTCCAAAAATATCTCTAACAGTACCTTTATAAGAACATTTGTCTTTACCAAGTTCTGAGTTAAATATTGCAAAGTGCTTAGAAAGCCATCCATGTGAACCTGCCATTTCACACTCAGGTGCTGGGCATACCGGCTTTGATCCTAGACATTTTGGTTTCATACCACAATCTTCACAAGTACATCCTTTACATTCATCACACTGTTTGATATAATTATCACCTTCTCCCCATGGAGAATACCTTCCACATAGTGGACTATAATTCTTTTTTCCTTCTTGACAATCAGCTCTAACCTGCTTAGTCCTTTTAATTATACCAAAAGTATCATTAGTACCCTTTTGCCAATCTAGACTTGTATCGTTAAACCAATCAAATTCTGGTCTACTATAAGCATAGCCTATTTCGGTATTCTCAACCCCTCCGTGACTAAAATTTTGATTTCTACCAATTTTGACTTCTATTTCATCACCAGCAGATACCTGAGCAAGATTACGCCACTCTCCAACATTCGCCTTTAATATTACTGGTAAACCATCGCCTGGATCTAAAATTCTAGGAATAGGAATAAGATTACCACTATCATCAGTATTATCTTCACAATCTTCTATACAATCACTCTTCTCTCCATTAAAAAATTTATTAATATCACTAATATTACATTCTTTACCAT
This genomic interval from Orientia tsutsugamushi contains the following:
- a CDS encoding type IV secretion system protein, yielding MQSKIIKFAIIAVCIAVVSFILMLFGALRSGDDCWYRYNADGQDLDVIRLTQNVRASGQYDSFRLGGIVDPSKPCGLWVKSDFYVSVPEENGQLKPVNIDFLIDGTVSLCQAYLPKNALTCKLKYKDGKECNISDINKFFNGEKSDCIEDCEDNTDDSGNLIPIPRILDPGDGLPVILKANVGEWRNLAQVSAGDEIEVKIGRNQNFSHGGVENTEIGYAYSRPEFDWFNDTSLDWQKGTNDTFGIIKRTKQVRADCQEGKKNYSPLCGRYSPWGEGDNYIKQCDECKGCTCEDCGMKPKCLGSKPVCPAPECEMAGSHGWLSKHFAIFNSELGKDKCSYKGTVRDIFGGKDCPEKYLLDCKRGVLADGLPEEYRDDGTRTVPAALTEQDRNDIKSLGRIACSNRLDEQLVKNRQKVYSWRSATYATDLKYRFSSVQDKDSILGNKCKSDFPSGKDLATGCYGITKVNQDLIIYKDQISETLFSGPRYLQYMIRPDINIESMKNSVGGYVLYLKQNSCVRKSGVAFDDSKFPGRGKILYAIVPAGVDVNKLKSHELDVYTTGSLDVKVEDLVGKAKITSSQSGYIWFKILNDEKDYKASVGEYKITMSTIVPRGKFISKVLNPIIRIFENKIANASKTMFKNMTCYQQNDKSRCTNFFNYIRAMLTLYIMGCGFAFMLGAVNFTAKELVIRIVKVIIVSGLINEGTFNFFNAYLYDLIMNFSKQLMVNVSGYEYDQNIGVFLFLDELMSKIFFNKTFYVQLLSLLSMGLMGVVYYIIIFVPIILIIISLLKTIMVYLVSTTAVALLVGLAPLFLSFMLFNRTWYLFDNWVRMLFRYLIEPVILMAGITILTQLFIVYLDFVLGYSVCWKCAIVFKLPKIDALGGVLGSYGGQELFCINWFGPWGYDNRADNNIGLAMNYIIALVIIAYCMYSYIDFSSLMVDILTAGGAGGIAPSAGHVAPQVWDTAVQWTEKAVMKVASIGKKGSFALRKGIGKGISHAKSKYSSSQTEKSKDKDNVVNRRTNLENKSLNDKGGTAIRGNSSVENVKPNQNTSLRVNNQEIDLNSQKPSHNESSVRRHDLNKKNFENND